The Trichocoleus sp. FACHB-46 genomic interval CTAAGAACTGTAAGTTTTTGAGAGCATCCGGCTGAGGGTAACTCAACCTCAAAGTGCCAGTTGGCAACTCAATCTGTCCATGCTCTATAGCAGCAACAATCCAACCTGCTGTTTGCCAAGTATCCTCATTAAGTGTGGATGGATATCTAAGATTGAGGCCAAATTCCTGGTTGATCTTAATAAGGGAGTTGAGAAAAAGCTCAGTATTCTCAAACTGCTTCTTTGAGATAGTACTGTGTTTTGAGTCAGCCTCGTCTCCTTCAAATAGAACAGCATCCTCCTCTAATGCCGTGACCCGGATTCTTCTACCTTGGCAGAGAGCAGAGAGTACAGCATTTGTATCTCTAGCAAACGTTGCTTTAACGGATCCCAAATACATCTCACCCAAGTCCAGCGTAGTTCTTGATTGCTGTATCTGAAATACAAGATTTAGCTGACAGCCCAATTGACCACCTTCTAGCAAAATCTCAAATTCTTGGGTTCCAGCTCTTACAAGATGTAAGTATGTTAAGCCAACTGAAGCAACCACTTCTTGCTCTTGCACAGCCTCTAGCCGCACAGGAATCCGACGCTTAGGTACAAGAGGACAGAGATTCAAAGTTGCTAGCGAGACAGGCTGTGTATCAGTTGATGGAAATTTTAAGCTCCATTTCCATTCAAATTCATCCAACTCCAGCTCAATTGCATATCCTCTCTCAGTCATTGACTTAAACTTCTGCATACCTCGGTTTCCAGCCTCAGTGTGAGGAAAGTGAAGAACGCCTAAATCTATTGCGTTAGCTGAAGATTGTGCAGCTACTGTAAATACTGTTGCTTGCGTGTCAGAGTTTGACGTTGCAGAAAACACTAATCCAGGATTTTCTGCTGCTGCCTTGGCAAGTAATTCATTCATAGCATCTGTAGCTTTTTCTATTTTTGGTTGCAACAGTAAGCTATGCATCTCCTCTTGCCTCTCAAGCATCTGCTGGAGTAGAGGAAAAACACTCTCTTCAAGCAGTTCTTTGTCAACAACCTTTTGATAAGAAAAAAATTCTTTTATCAAATTTGGATACTTCTTTACCCTCATAGTCAAATCAATTGCTGTGACCCTTGAAAATTTTGGCTGCCATGACAGTGTAAAATCAATGAGTTCTTGAGTAGGATCCTTCTTTAGATGTTCCTTGAGTGCAGAAACAGCTATTTCTTGCCACTTTGAAGGATAGCGAATGAGATCTAAAGCTGGCCCCGTCAGATCTGAAGTTACGTAGAAACTTACTTCGCTGGGTTGTTCAAGAAGGACTTTATTGTAGAGATTGACATAAAGCTTTGCTATTTCAGATCTGATCTCAGAAATACCAACATCTTTTTGGTAATGCTTGCATTGAATAAGCTCTACCGATCCATCTTTTCTGAGGCAGACCACATCCCTACCAGCATCTTTTGTTTTTCCATAGTAAAAAATAGTTCCTTCAGGATTCTCTTGCAGTAAAAGTAGGTAACAGAAGATCTCGAGTGCATCGGGATATAGTAGCTGAAACGGCAGTTTTATCTGCCCTTCCGCCCACATTGGTTGAGATTGAACTGCTCCCAAGTCAGTTCTCGCCGCTTGCTCACTAGTATATTTTTCTCTTTTCATAAAATTTAGTTCTTTCTTTGTACACGTATGCACTTGGTAGACCCATTCCCGTGGCCTACCTGATTAACGAGGCCACTGTTGATGAGTGGTATGTGACCCAACTTTTTGAGCGGACTATCTATCTGCCACTGCGCTTAAAATTATCTGTGTTTGTTCGTTGTAAGACACTTGGTAGTGATGGTTGAACTCCATTAAGAAGCTGGCCTGATCAGAAGTGAACGATGACAGATCCTTTGAGTAGCCAAGCATTTCTTTTAGCTGCACTTCTGCACGAATTACCGAACACTCTTCCATGATCTGCAAATCTCTCACAAAGGCATGGCGAGACATTAAATCATCATACGCTTGATCCAAAAACTGGTTGGGCGTCTTCACTTCCACGAGCATGATCGGTTCTACGATAATCGGTTTTGCCTGCCAAAGTGCTTCCTTAAACGCTTGCTGCGCCAAAATTTGGAATAACATTTTCGAAGAGTTAGCTGGGTCGTGCAAAATGCCTTCTAGCAGGACTCTAACCCCAGTCACCGGATAACCGACTGGAAATCCTGTTTCGGCAGCCTTGAGGAACCCCTCCTCACAAGCGGCGATGAGCTGCGCCGGAACTGTGCTGTTGACAACTTGATTCTCAAACACAAATGGTTTTTCACATGGCTCAATTCGACCCATGACCCGACCATATTGATGGCCTTTCTTCATCTGATAGTCAAACGTTGCCCCCTGGTAGATGGTTGCACGGTAATCTACAGCAGGGGAACCAAAATTCAGCTCCATGTTGTACTCCCGCTTCAGCCGCTCGATGTAGATTTCCAAATGTTGTTCGCTCATCCCTGCAATCAGTATTGCGTCAGGGTCTCGATGAGCCCTGACGCGCAGGGTCTGGTCTTCTTGCATAAAGCGATCGAGCGCTTTTAACACTCGCTGTTCATCGTTGTAATGCTTCAGTCTAATGGTGAGATAGATCACGGTTTCTGCCATGAATATCTCCTTGAGTGCAAGGTTGATTTCCCCTTTACGATACCGTGCCTTCGTTTGCCTCACGGCTACATCAGCAAAGATTTGACATGGCTGACTACTTGCCTTTAGACAGCAAGTCAAGTGCGTCAGGCAGCAACAGTACAACGAGCGATCGCCCCTAATCATTATTCCAAGTATCTCTAGGGACTTCATTTAAGTTGTCGTTTATTTCGTTGAGCGTAACGACTGACCAGCTCAGCGTAAATCTCATCATCGCTTCTGGCTAAGTGTAACAAGTTGTCATCTACGCGTAAGCGGGTTTTGACAAGGTTTCGGTACATAAGTCGGTGGTCTTCACTAGCTTCCTGCCTCCTGCCTGTGGCCTCTCCGCACTGCTTTGAGGCAAAATACCAAATTGCACCAATATCAGCGTCAGATCCCGCAAAGGGGTGCAACCAGCCGCCAACGAATTCAGTAGTCATTGCGATCGCCCTCGGTACCGCTCCATGGCTCATGCCATCACTTGCAACTGGGATCAGCTACAAAGCACGAAGCTAAACCCGAAGGGGTTAGCTGCTATCCGAGACGGCAGCCAGAAGCCCACTGAGACGGAATTACTCAGGCTTGCCTTGGCTTTGGGGATTAGCGAACAAGAATTGGAGTCATTGCCTCTGCTAGACGAGGAAACCACCAATGCAGCTCGCTAGTGCGCTGACCATTTCATTCCCTGTACTTAGCGATGAGTGTCCGCTGTTGACGGCTTATAGCTGCTAGCCGCCTCAAGAAGGAAGCTTGACAGCTGCTGATGGCGCTAATTTTATGCTGCTCTACTAAGCTCAACCTCAGACCCTTTGTCGAAGCAGTCAGTGAGCTCTTAAATGATATAGGGGTCTGTGGTGAAGATTTCTATCGCGATCGCTCATTCTCGTAACTGCTTTGCTTATTCGTGTGCTCGTGTCCCCCTGTCAAGCCATTTGTTAGCATTTCTTTACGGAAGTACGGAAAATGTTACGGTTCGTGTGTAGTAAGGGAAGGATAGAACTACATCCGCTTGGAGGATGCAGTGCGAGTACACTCACTAGCCTTGCCAGCAGTAGGAATCGATTTATGTCAGTGACCGGTCTGATCCAGGGACTCAATGCCTTTCACAGCGACTACTTCACCACAAATCGCGCCCTGTTTGAACGACTCTCGAACGGGCAGGCACCCGAAGTTCTCTTCATTACTTGTTCCGATTCCCGGATTGACCCCTGCTTAATCACGCAGTCTCAGCCCGGTGAACTCTTCGTGATGCGTAATGTCGGGAATATCATTCCGTCTTATGGAGCCGCGAGTAGTGCTGAAGCCGCTGGGGTAGAGTATGCGGTCGCTGGAGTCGGGGTACGGGACATCATTGTGTGTGGTCATTCCCACTGTGGGGCCATGAAGGGGTTGCTGCAAGTCGGCAATCTGAGTGAGCAGATGCCGCTGGTCTACGACTGGTTGAAGCGGCATGGAGAAGCGACGCGACGCTTAGTGTTAGATAATTATGCGCACCTGCAGCC includes:
- a CDS encoding carbonic anhydrase translates to MSVTGLIQGLNAFHSDYFTTNRALFERLSNGQAPEVLFITCSDSRIDPCLITQSQPGELFVMRNVGNIIPSYGAASSAEAAGVEYAVAGVGVRDIIVCGHSHCGAMKGLLQVGNLSEQMPLVYDWLKRHGEATRRLVLDNYAHLQPERLLKIAIEQNVLTQIENLETYPVIRSKLHSRQLNLHAWMYEIETGQVFAYDAGLGQFTLLRQRSFPVPDPLITAISQ